A section of the Sulfuricurvum kujiense DSM 16994 genome encodes:
- a CDS encoding 3'-5' exonuclease: MIILDFETNSANIHDVIEVAAFRIKREEGVYVIADTFHRYYFSEYEVNPYALAVHKLSPQRIERLRANVDYAEHFAEDSEFVEFCQGAKTLIAHNITFELRHLGELVRFEKHFCTMKSNKKIVGAINIRGSLKNPKLLETCRHYQIEFDEEQYHSAVYDVTKTLEVLNNMNIEI, translated from the coding sequence TTGATCATTCTGGACTTTGAAACCAACTCTGCCAATATCCATGATGTGATCGAAGTCGCAGCATTTCGGATCAAAAGAGAAGAGGGTGTTTATGTCATCGCCGATACCTTTCATCGCTACTACTTCTCCGAATATGAGGTTAACCCTTACGCGCTTGCCGTCCATAAACTCTCACCGCAACGAATCGAGAGATTGCGGGCAAACGTTGATTACGCAGAGCATTTCGCAGAGGATAGCGAGTTCGTAGAGTTTTGTCAGGGTGCTAAGACTCTTATCGCACACAACATAACGTTTGAACTGCGTCATCTCGGTGAACTGGTTCGATTCGAGAAACACTTTTGTACGATGAAATCGAATAAAAAGATTGTCGGAGCAATCAATATCCGAGGGAGTCTCAAGAACCCGAAACTGTTGGAAACCTGCAGACATTACCAAATTGAGTTTGATGAAGAGCAATACCATAGTGCTGTTTACGATGTCACAAAAACACTCGAAGTTTTAAATAATATGAACATAGAAATTTAA
- a CDS encoding radical SAM protein: MIHYSFPLYRPSAEAENIIVQATLGCSHNRCSFCTMYKTKRYTIRPLNEVRREIEALAHAYPNANKVFLADGDALALPTEHFAKLLRLLKTSFPRLTRVSLYATAQNFLEKSIDELKELRAGGLSLAYFGIETGNNELLSKIDKGVNRDQMIEALDRAHEANIKISATVILGIGGTEHTREHISDTARVINAAPITYLSTLQLGLEEGVKDRFLRPFDSFTLLKDLQILHEQRDLLSLINPLEKVIFRSNHASNALHLSGTLPKDRDRLIGEIDEALKVGQGAMVPSWMRGF; encoded by the coding sequence ATGATTCACTATTCCTTCCCCCTCTACCGTCCCTCAGCAGAAGCCGAGAACATTATTGTCCAAGCCACATTAGGATGCAGCCACAACCGATGTAGCTTTTGCACCATGTATAAAACCAAACGCTATACAATACGTCCATTAAATGAGGTACGTCGTGAGATCGAAGCACTTGCACACGCTTATCCAAATGCTAATAAAGTGTTTTTAGCCGATGGAGACGCATTGGCACTTCCTACAGAGCATTTCGCAAAGTTGTTACGTTTACTAAAAACTTCGTTTCCAAGACTCACACGTGTATCGCTCTATGCTACAGCGCAGAACTTTCTGGAAAAAAGTATTGATGAGCTAAAAGAGCTCAGAGCAGGGGGGCTGAGTCTAGCGTACTTTGGGATTGAGACGGGGAATAATGAACTGCTGAGTAAAATCGATAAAGGTGTCAATCGTGATCAAATGATCGAAGCACTTGACCGTGCCCATGAAGCCAATATCAAGATCTCAGCAACCGTCATACTGGGAATAGGGGGGACAGAACATACTCGTGAACACATCAGCGATACGGCCAGAGTGATCAACGCTGCACCGATAACCTATCTCTCTACCTTACAGCTGGGATTGGAAGAGGGTGTGAAGGATCGCTTTCTCAGACCATTTGATTCCTTTACTCTATTAAAGGACCTACAGATTCTGCACGAACAGCGTGATTTACTTTCTCTCATCAATCCTCTGGAAAAGGTCATATTCAGATCCAACCATGCCTCAAATGCACTCCATCTCTCCGGAACCCTCCCAAAAGATCGTGATCGGCTAATAGGTGAAATCGACGAGGCTCTCAAAGTAGGGCAGGGTGCAATGGTACCTAGCTGGATGAGAGGGTTTTAG
- a CDS encoding DUF4282 domain-containing protein — MNFLTFDSFISIPVLIAFYYIGALMIPALLWYKRTWVVKIADALMRTFPITTSRLVLSFIILFIGFEILWRMMFEMLIGYFKMIEYLRHLSS; from the coding sequence GTGAACTTTTTAACTTTTGACTCTTTTATCTCGATTCCGGTACTGATAGCCTTCTATTACATCGGAGCACTGATGATCCCTGCACTGCTTTGGTATAAGCGTACATGGGTTGTGAAAATAGCCGATGCTTTGATGCGAACGTTTCCCATTACAACCTCACGGCTTGTTCTGAGTTTTATAATTTTATTTATCGGATTTGAGATACTGTGGCGGATGATGTTTGAGATGCTTATCGGGTATTTCAAGATGATTGAGTATTTACGCCATTTGTCTTCTTGA
- a CDS encoding helix-turn-helix domain-containing protein, translated as MDKYAFNDLLKTAGLSKKEFAEILGTTGGTISNWGNEGREIPYWVESWLHLYIENQHCKKIKEAISKSGVCDLMDKKSK; from the coding sequence ATGGACAAATACGCTTTTAATGATCTTCTCAAAACCGCCGGTCTTTCTAAGAAAGAATTTGCCGAAATTTTAGGGACCACCGGCGGTACCATCAGTAACTGGGGGAATGAGGGGCGTGAGATCCCTTATTGGGTTGAATCGTGGCTTCATCTCTATATCGAGAATCAGCACTGTAAGAAGATCAAAGAGGCGATAAGTAAAAGCGGTGTATGCGATTTAATGGATAAAAAATCCAAGTGA
- a CDS encoding WGR domain-containing protein, translated as MTRSVKGRVRYYTLELIPNLFGEWMVVRTYGSIKKLKPTGVIREIYDSAEVAAESIQALINAKLKKGYTNRCAPING; from the coding sequence ATGACACGAAGCGTTAAGGGAAGGGTGAGGTATTACACCCTTGAATTGATCCCCAATCTCTTTGGGGAGTGGATGGTAGTTCGCACGTACGGCTCCATCAAAAAACTTAAACCCACCGGTGTGATCCGTGAGATTTATGACAGTGCAGAAGTCGCCGCCGAGTCGATTCAAGCATTGATAAATGCCAAACTAAAAAAGGGTTATACAAACCGATGCGCACCAATAAATGGATGA
- a CDS encoding type II toxin-antitoxin system HipA family toxin, translated as MAAPVITINLWSKTIGYLGYAPGQNEIATFEYAPEFATSNIQLSPLEMKYPPMIHSFPTISQRTFHGLPGIFADSLPDKFGNKLIDRFFADKGLSASDITALDRLAYIGKRSMGAFEYEPSTNDTMAMDGGTLNIHHLNELANMVLREKSDFNLKLSTASYEEMLALIRVGSSAGGARSKALVAQDAQGRFYDGTLDAGADKRYWLLKFDSDDNSDKERKDPKGITRIEYIYSLIAKECGIDIPSTTYISDGDDFHYMIERFDREIINGKVRKKHYASWAGLRHFDRDHVGVYSYEQLLMSCRELGLGQNEFNELFRRAVFNIIGRNQDDHAKNFGFMMDRRGVWSLSPAFDMTYAYDPLGKWTAQHQISLSGKRDQFERNDLLAFASKCSIPTKHANEIIEQALEAFSSFTRLAIEHEVPNDLYKQVFASLRIKNL; from the coding sequence ATGGCTGCACCGGTAATTACAATAAATTTATGGAGCAAGACAATTGGTTATTTGGGTTACGCTCCCGGGCAAAATGAAATAGCTACGTTTGAATACGCACCTGAGTTTGCAACCTCAAATATTCAGCTCTCACCCTTAGAGATGAAATATCCCCCTATGATTCACTCATTCCCAACTATTAGCCAAAGAACCTTTCACGGGCTCCCAGGAATCTTTGCCGATTCGCTCCCCGATAAATTCGGAAACAAACTGATCGATCGGTTCTTTGCCGATAAAGGGTTATCTGCATCGGATATTACTGCTTTGGATCGTTTGGCCTATATTGGTAAACGAAGCATGGGTGCCTTTGAATATGAGCCATCAACCAACGATACGATGGCAATGGATGGAGGAACCCTAAACATTCATCATCTCAACGAACTAGCCAATATGGTATTACGCGAAAAGAGCGATTTCAATCTCAAATTATCCACCGCATCGTATGAAGAGATGTTAGCCCTTATTCGTGTCGGATCGAGTGCCGGAGGGGCAAGATCTAAAGCATTGGTAGCCCAAGACGCGCAAGGAAGATTTTATGACGGTACGTTGGATGCGGGTGCCGATAAACGCTACTGGCTTTTGAAGTTTGATTCGGATGACAACAGCGATAAAGAGCGAAAAGACCCTAAAGGGATCACGCGAATCGAATACATCTATTCTCTGATTGCCAAGGAATGTGGAATTGATATTCCCTCAACAACCTACATCTCTGACGGTGATGATTTTCATTATATGATAGAGCGGTTTGACCGTGAAATCATTAATGGAAAGGTGCGTAAAAAGCACTATGCTTCTTGGGCAGGCTTGCGACATTTTGATCGAGATCATGTCGGTGTGTACTCGTATGAGCAGTTACTCATGTCATGTCGTGAACTTGGATTAGGTCAAAACGAATTCAATGAGCTGTTTCGTCGCGCCGTCTTTAACATCATCGGGCGTAATCAAGATGATCATGCCAAAAATTTCGGCTTCATGATGGATCGTCGTGGAGTATGGTCACTCTCACCTGCGTTCGATATGACCTATGCGTATGATCCGCTTGGAAAGTGGACCGCGCAACACCAAATCTCACTATCTGGCAAACGAGATCAGTTTGAGCGAAACGATCTTTTGGCCTTTGCATCTAAGTGCAGTATACCCACAAAACATGCTAATGAAATTATTGAACAAGCGCTTGAGGCATTTAGTAGTTTTACACGGTTGGCTATAGAACATGAAGTTCCGAATGATCTTTACAAACAGGTTTTTGCATCGCTCAGAATTAAAAATTTATAG
- a CDS encoding transcriptional regulator, XRE family, whose product MRFSLLSDEEILKELAHRIDRRRREKEISDADLVEKSGTNIATLKRFRANKGTISLTSFIRILRGLGELDALNALLESTQTFSPSQQIEKPLKKRIYKKKSKPSNFQWGDE is encoded by the coding sequence ATGCGTTTTTCACTATTAAGTGATGAAGAAATACTCAAAGAACTAGCGCATCGCATCGATCGAAGACGACGTGAAAAAGAAATAAGCGATGCTGATTTGGTTGAAAAAAGTGGTACCAATATCGCTACTCTAAAACGCTTTCGTGCTAACAAGGGGACAATATCTCTAACCAGTTTTATCCGAATTCTTAGAGGACTTGGGGAGCTCGATGCGCTGAATGCCCTTTTGGAATCAACCCAAACATTTAGTCCCTCACAACAAATCGAAAAACCGCTCAAGAAGCGGATCTATAAAAAGAAATCCAAACCTTCAAACTTTCAATGGGGAGATGAATAA
- a CDS encoding Fic family protein, giving the protein MKRWIWEQESYPDFTYDLFRLERLIQEVSLEQGYLIALTQTMDSDNIAQRQLEALMSEAISTSAIEGEMLNRDSVKASIARKLGLLGIDSLKGDESTDYLIEILIDANTNYDKPLTLERLFGWHNALFPRGYRGLSKINVAEFRGEDPMEVIGGAAGKEKTYYVAPPLSILEHEMERYLQWFNTTPPSLIKSCIAHLWFVIIHPFDDGNGRIGRAITDLVLSKIEKSSVSRLYSMSSAINNDRNGYYKALEKTTGYVHKESNHLDITDWCEWFLTTLHTALIDTKKKLDYIVQKTTFWDKFREYDLNPRQTKVLNKILDMGAENFQGALSKKKYMTIADASSTTASRDITQLIEIGCIRHIEGTQGRNVRYEIVLEIK; this is encoded by the coding sequence ATGAAACGCTGGATATGGGAGCAAGAGTCTTACCCCGATTTTACCTACGATTTATTCCGACTTGAGCGTTTAATTCAAGAGGTGTCATTGGAGCAGGGGTATCTGATCGCATTGACTCAGACAATGGACAGTGACAATATTGCCCAGCGACAGCTCGAAGCGCTGATGAGCGAAGCGATCAGTACCTCTGCGATTGAGGGGGAAATGCTTAACCGCGACAGTGTTAAAGCCTCTATCGCACGAAAGCTTGGGCTCTTGGGAATTGATTCTTTGAAAGGAGATGAGAGCACTGATTATTTGATAGAAATTCTCATCGATGCCAATACAAATTATGATAAGCCTCTAACTCTTGAGCGATTATTTGGATGGCACAATGCACTCTTTCCACGAGGATACAGAGGATTGTCTAAAATCAATGTCGCTGAGTTTAGAGGCGAAGATCCGATGGAGGTTATCGGCGGAGCGGCAGGTAAAGAGAAAACCTACTATGTTGCACCCCCGCTATCGATTCTCGAACACGAGATGGAAAGATACCTGCAATGGTTTAATACCACACCGCCCAGTCTAATCAAATCGTGTATCGCTCATCTTTGGTTCGTCATCATCCACCCTTTTGATGATGGTAACGGTCGAATTGGACGTGCAATCACTGACTTGGTCTTATCTAAGATTGAAAAATCGAGTGTTTCAAGACTCTATTCGATGTCCAGTGCGATCAACAATGACCGTAATGGTTATTACAAAGCGTTGGAAAAAACGACGGGGTATGTTCATAAAGAATCAAACCATCTGGATATTACCGATTGGTGTGAGTGGTTTCTCACAACGCTTCATACAGCATTGATCGATACGAAAAAGAAGTTAGATTACATTGTTCAAAAAACGACGTTTTGGGATAAGTTTCGCGAGTATGATCTCAATCCAAGACAAACCAAAGTACTCAATAAAATCCTAGATATGGGGGCTGAGAACTTTCAGGGTGCGTTGAGCAAAAAGAAATACATGACAATTGCCGATGCTTCATCTACAACAGCTTCCAGAGATATCACTCAACTCATCGAGATCGGATGTATCCGACATATCGAGGGGACACAGGGACGAAATGTACGCTATGAGATTGTATTAGAAATCAAATAG
- a CDS encoding ATP-binding protein produces MREVFRRIIIDFQERSLRPTIKRDVQIPLFNDKIITLIGVRRCGKTSILYKMIEELRENIDSKNIVYINFEDDRLMGTTVSDLDDLIEGYFELYPEKRDEKIYLFVDEVQNIPGWEVFIRRIYDTLNVQIIITGSSSKLLSSEIATSLRGRTLTYEIFPFSFKEYLRFKNITVNLDSSKSLSFIKHNFEEYLLCGGFPETIGQEGSIQKRILSDYVNLIVYKDLIERYGITNTALLKHLIKYAFVNMATSVSITKLYNDFKSNGFKLGKETLFDYFGYLEEAYAIFSIPIFRSSVREEQRNPKKIYAIDNGLRAVYDASFSPDYSKLYENLVFLALRSKTNEVYYIKERQEIDFYCVIDGEKQLINVSVDISNPDTFEREINSLAEGMEFIGVDKSVLITKEREGSMSVGDKIVYLIPLWKWLLTHD; encoded by the coding sequence ATGAGAGAAGTATTTCGCCGTATTATCATCGATTTTCAAGAACGTAGTCTACGACCTACAATTAAACGTGATGTTCAAATTCCTTTATTTAATGATAAGATAATTACTCTTATAGGAGTGCGTCGTTGTGGTAAAACTTCAATCCTTTATAAGATGATTGAAGAACTTCGAGAGAATATCGACTCTAAGAATATTGTGTATATTAATTTTGAAGATGACCGGTTGATGGGAACCACTGTCAGTGATTTGGATGATCTTATTGAAGGATATTTCGAGCTGTACCCTGAAAAAAGGGATGAAAAAATCTATCTCTTTGTCGATGAAGTGCAAAACATTCCGGGATGGGAAGTGTTTATCCGTCGTATATACGATACATTAAATGTTCAGATTATCATCACCGGTTCTTCTTCCAAACTCCTCAGTAGCGAGATAGCTACATCGCTGCGCGGGCGAACGCTCACATATGAGATATTCCCGTTTTCTTTCAAAGAGTATCTCCGTTTTAAAAACATTACCGTCAATCTAGATTCTTCTAAATCACTGAGCTTTATCAAGCACAATTTTGAAGAGTATCTGCTCTGTGGAGGATTTCCTGAAACAATAGGGCAAGAGGGATCCATTCAAAAAAGGATTCTGAGCGATTACGTGAATCTGATTGTCTATAAGGACCTCATTGAACGCTATGGTATTACCAATACCGCTCTTTTGAAACATTTGATCAAATATGCATTCGTCAACATGGCAACCTCGGTGAGTATTACCAAGCTCTATAACGACTTTAAATCTAATGGCTTTAAGCTCGGCAAAGAGACACTGTTTGATTATTTCGGATATTTGGAAGAGGCCTATGCCATTTTTAGTATCCCAATATTTAGAAGCTCTGTACGTGAAGAGCAGCGTAATCCTAAAAAAATCTATGCAATCGATAACGGACTGCGAGCGGTGTATGATGCCTCATTTTCACCTGATTACTCCAAACTCTATGAAAATCTCGTCTTTTTGGCACTCAGGTCCAAAACCAATGAAGTCTATTACATCAAAGAGCGTCAGGAAATCGATTTTTATTGTGTAATTGACGGTGAAAAACAGCTTATCAATGTCAGCGTGGATATCAGCAATCCTGACACCTTCGAGCGTGAAATAAACTCACTTGCCGAGGGGATGGAGTTCATAGGGGTGGATAAGAGTGTTCTCATCACAAAAGAGCGTGAAGGCTCCATGAGTGTAGGAGATAAAATAGTCTATTTAATCCCTCTTTGGAAATGGCTGTTAACTCATGATTAA
- a CDS encoding tyrosine-type recombinase/integrase translates to MSPQHFQDDLAEWDLCTGKGLVSDLDAWRDRYITEKVAQGVSDKTRKSYGEALTPLIEFSHQYDSIMDLDGLSAKFVNNYLMWYQEHLASKDLEAKKISKEEYHQVLSNRKANRGKNDAKLSIVYRYEKSLSHRLTVLKQLLLFISENNKENKDFTSLFKYFTKIKVQKRKTEFVTESELEELIDFMKHWPEVFKEHFPKSSERYAYRNALIVLLYCLSGARADEVISLKMEYIKESEYKDDHGTTHLFYTIAYHTTKGDKYREVVVRREEIEPFVHYMRAVLPDPSYVLSSTYTNGTYTNKKMPDVDMWKFTTYALKAIGVNKSGRHIIRRGYATKELADGKDLAIVAMELGHTSTNTTFSAYVKNNPELMMRQKIK, encoded by the coding sequence ATGTCCCCTCAACACTTCCAAGACGACCTTGCCGAGTGGGATCTCTGTACCGGAAAAGGGTTAGTAAGCGATCTCGATGCCTGGCGTGATCGCTACATTACTGAGAAGGTGGCTCAAGGGGTAAGCGATAAGACCCGTAAATCCTACGGAGAAGCACTGACCCCTCTTATAGAGTTTTCTCATCAGTATGATTCGATCATGGATTTGGATGGGTTATCGGCGAAGTTTGTGAATAACTACCTCATGTGGTACCAAGAACATCTCGCCTCTAAAGATCTCGAAGCTAAAAAAATATCGAAGGAAGAGTATCATCAAGTCCTCTCCAATCGTAAAGCCAACCGGGGGAAAAACGATGCGAAGCTCTCTATTGTCTATCGCTATGAGAAAAGTCTCTCTCACCGTTTAACCGTACTTAAACAGCTTCTGCTGTTCATCAGTGAAAACAATAAAGAGAACAAAGACTTCACTTCCCTCTTTAAATACTTCACCAAAATCAAAGTGCAAAAACGTAAAACGGAGTTTGTCACTGAGAGTGAACTCGAAGAACTAATCGATTTTATGAAGCATTGGCCTGAAGTTTTTAAAGAGCATTTCCCAAAGAGTTCGGAGCGTTATGCCTATCGCAATGCCTTGATCGTACTGCTTTACTGCCTAAGCGGTGCACGTGCCGATGAAGTGATCTCTCTAAAAATGGAGTATATCAAAGAGTCTGAATATAAAGATGACCATGGTACTACACATCTGTTTTATACGATCGCCTATCATACGACCAAAGGGGATAAATACCGCGAAGTAGTGGTGAGACGTGAAGAGATTGAACCGTTTGTCCATTACATGAGAGCCGTACTCCCGGATCCTTCCTATGTCCTCTCCAGTACCTATACCAACGGAACCTACACGAATAAGAAAATGCCCGATGTGGATATGTGGAAATTCACCACTTATGCTCTAAAAGCGATCGGGGTGAATAAAAGCGGACGTCATATCATCCGTAGGGGATATGCGACCAAAGAGCTCGCCGATGGGAAAGATTTGGCAATTGTCGCGATGGAGCTGGGGCACACGTCAACCAATACGACGTTCAGTGCTTATGTGAAGAATAATCCCGAACTCATGATGCGCCAAAAGATCAAATAA
- the metE gene encoding 5-methyltetrahydropteroyltriglutamate--homocysteine S-methyltransferase, protein MKNTITLLGFPRIGEKRELKFALESFWKGTIGFDELETIASDLRKRHWNLQRDSGIQKVAINDFSFYDTMLDIMVTLGATPERFSDISDPIRRYFTMARGDESHVAMEMTKWFNTNYHYLVPELHDQFVFGAVNAEKIIHEFNEAKALGLEGCIQLIGPMTFFALSKCSESVRQALFDKVIAQYVALLETLQALDAEIIIHEPSLVCDPTPHDLSLLKIAYDRLGTLAPLWVATYFEHSNEATAVLVHTPIKGLYLDFVHGEKNIESLEVLGKSDKHVSVGIINGRNVWKNDLSASLKTLNTIADYIPKERLSLSSSCSLLHVPYTLRHETTLDANVKTLLAFAEEKLTELSALSKAFFDNEEIVYQRYDPSRTDPAVQIRLSALQSGDYKRTYPFPLRQEAAHDLFDLPILPTTTIGSFPQTADIRKIRQEFKKGLISREIYEIEMKNGIRDCVEFQESIDLDVLVHGEFERNDMVEYFGEQLSGFAFSSNGWVQSYGSRCVKPPLLYGDVSRPYPMTLEWSLFAQSLTARSMKGMLTGPVTILNWSFVRDDQPRSLTSTQIALAIRDEVDDLQRSGIKMIQVDEAAFKEGYPLRREKRAEYEKWALESFLLSTAVAERDTQIHTHMCYSEFTDIIKTIEAMDADVISIETSRSGNRLLKIFAEVGYAQEVGLGVYDIHSPRIPSIEEMEKQIHALLEVLPAAQLWINPDCGLKTRGWAETKAALENMVEATKRVRQSL, encoded by the coding sequence ATGAAAAATACTATTACCCTGCTCGGATTTCCACGTATCGGAGAAAAAAGAGAACTCAAATTTGCATTAGAAAGTTTTTGGAAAGGAACTATTGGCTTCGATGAACTGGAGACAATTGCATCTGATCTTCGAAAGCGCCACTGGAACTTACAGCGTGATTCCGGTATCCAAAAAGTTGCCATTAACGATTTTAGCTTCTACGACACTATGCTTGATATCATGGTAACCCTCGGTGCTACACCCGAACGCTTTAGCGATATATCCGACCCAATACGTCGATATTTTACGATGGCACGGGGAGATGAGAGCCATGTGGCGATGGAAATGACCAAATGGTTCAACACCAACTACCACTACCTTGTTCCTGAATTGCACGATCAATTTGTGTTCGGCGCAGTGAATGCCGAAAAAATCATCCATGAGTTTAACGAAGCCAAAGCTCTCGGATTAGAGGGGTGTATTCAGCTGATCGGTCCAATGACATTTTTTGCTCTCTCAAAATGCTCCGAATCGGTACGTCAAGCGCTGTTTGATAAGGTAATAGCACAATACGTCGCTTTATTAGAAACATTGCAAGCTTTAGATGCCGAGATCATAATACATGAACCATCACTCGTGTGTGATCCTACGCCTCACGATCTATCCTTGCTCAAAATAGCGTATGATCGGCTGGGAACACTTGCGCCTCTTTGGGTAGCAACCTATTTTGAACATTCCAACGAAGCGACTGCCGTTTTGGTGCACACTCCCATTAAAGGGCTTTATCTTGATTTTGTTCACGGAGAGAAAAATATCGAATCGCTTGAGGTGTTAGGCAAAAGTGATAAACACGTGAGCGTCGGGATCATAAACGGTCGCAATGTCTGGAAAAACGATCTTTCCGCTTCACTAAAGACCTTGAATACAATCGCAGATTATATTCCCAAAGAGCGTCTGAGCCTCAGCAGTTCATGTTCACTTTTGCATGTCCCCTATACGTTGCGACATGAAACAACATTGGATGCAAATGTGAAGACATTATTAGCCTTTGCCGAAGAGAAGCTCACAGAACTATCCGCTCTCTCAAAAGCATTTTTTGACAATGAAGAAATCGTATATCAGCGATATGACCCCTCTCGCACCGACCCTGCGGTTCAAATACGACTCTCTGCATTGCAAAGCGGTGATTACAAACGTACTTATCCGTTTCCCCTTCGACAAGAAGCAGCGCACGATTTGTTCGATCTGCCGATTCTACCGACGACAACCATCGGATCGTTTCCCCAAACCGCAGACATCCGCAAAATTCGTCAAGAGTTCAAAAAAGGGCTCATCTCCCGAGAAATCTATGAAATCGAAATGAAAAATGGGATCCGTGATTGCGTCGAATTTCAAGAGTCGATTGATCTGGATGTCTTGGTGCACGGGGAGTTTGAGCGTAACGATATGGTGGAGTATTTCGGTGAACAACTCAGCGGATTTGCTTTTAGCAGCAATGGCTGGGTACAGAGCTACGGAAGCCGATGTGTCAAACCACCACTACTTTATGGTGATGTGAGCCGACCGTACCCAATGACGCTAGAATGGAGTCTATTTGCCCAAAGTCTTACAGCGCGATCGATGAAAGGGATGCTCACGGGACCCGTAACGATTCTCAACTGGAGTTTCGTCCGTGACGATCAGCCCCGCTCCCTCACTTCAACTCAAATCGCCCTCGCTATCCGCGATGAAGTAGATGATTTGCAACGCTCCGGGATCAAAATGATCCAAGTGGACGAAGCGGCGTTCAAAGAGGGGTATCCGCTGCGTCGTGAAAAACGTGCCGAATATGAAAAATGGGCATTGGAGAGTTTCCTCCTATCCACCGCCGTGGCGGAACGTGATACCCAAATCCATACCCACATGTGCTACAGCGAGTTTACCGATATCATCAAAACCATCGAAGCGATGGACGCGGATGTAATCTCAATCGAAACTTCTCGTAGCGGTAACCGTCTCCTCAAAATCTTCGCCGAGGTAGGGTATGCACAGGAAGTGGGACTGGGAGTCTATGATATCCATTCTCCTCGGATCCCTAGTATTGAAGAGATGGAAAAACAAATCCATGCACTTCTCGAAGTCCTTCCCGCCGCTCAGCTCTGGATTAATCCTGACTGTGGTTTGAAAACCCGTGGATGGGCAGAGACCAAAGCGGCATTAGAAAATATGGTTGAAGCGACCAAACGCGTTCGTCAAAGTCTCTAA